The DNA region GTCTGAACTAAAAAGAAAGTACTATGATCCTGAGTTGTCAATTCAAATTCTTTTACAACAAAGAGATGAAAGAGCTCAAGTAGAACAATATATGAGACTTGTTGCTTTTTGGAACACAAGAAAATCAAAGGtatgtattttatatatttaGAATATAATGTtagtatacttttattttatattatgtgtcatttaatatattaggaaagaagtgaaaagaataaaaatgctaGAAAGCAAAGGATAATGAATCAGACCACGGGAAGGACATCTTTTTCTCAAGTGCAACAAACATTGGTAGATCTTTTtatcatattataattttatgTGCATCTAATTATAGAAATTAGTAACTAAATATATTttcaggaaaaagaaaagggacaTCCTCCAACACGAGTTGAATTATTTCATGTCTGTTTTACTCATGCTAATGGAAGTCCCTCAAGTAATATTGTAAAAGAAAGATTGGTAAGATACTTTATActcttcatttattttattttaatgtatttttaattatcattatgtatTAACTAAGTCTTAACATGTCTTGAAGGCTGCAATGAAAGAACTAGAAAATCAACTTCCTGAAGATTACAATGATCAAGTGAGCCAGAATGATATATTTGCTCAAATCATGGGACCAGATAAACCCGGTCGAGTACGTATGCTTGGTGATGGAATTAGCCCATCTGATTTATGGGGAGTAGTTCCTAGTCGTGGCACAT from Zingiber officinale cultivar Zhangliang chromosome 4B, Zo_v1.1, whole genome shotgun sequence includes:
- the LOC121975884 gene encoding uncharacterized protein LOC121975884 isoform X1 → MPMDKKKDMLNVIKDKYDLPLGTENWTLCSIAKKWRNWKSELKRKYYDPELSIQILLQQRDERAQVEQYMRLVAFWNTRKSKERSEKNKNARKQRIMNQTTGRTSFSQVQQTLEKEKGHPPTRVELFHVCFTHANGSPSSNIVKERLAAMKELENQLPEDYNDQVSQNDIFAQIMGPDKPGRVRMLGDGISPSDLWGVVPSRGTCNRLVMEQNAKLEQMNEQIKKQGQHITMLETKISEQSSTNPLSNCNNSQHTSSSSNPQGSIPSHRTLHVTGTWILHMMVEDG
- the LOC121975884 gene encoding uncharacterized protein LOC121975884 isoform X2 encodes the protein MPMDKKKDMLNVIKDKYDLPLGTENWTLCSIAKKWRNWKSELKRKYYDPELSIQILLQQRDERAQVEQYMRLVAFWNTRKSKERSEKNKNARKQRIMNQTTGRTSFSQVQQTLEKEKGHPPTRVELFHVCFTHANGSPSSNIVKERLAAMKELENQLPEDYNDQVSQNDIFAQIMGPDKPGRVRMLGDGISPSDLWGVVPSRGTCNRLVMEQNAKLEQMNEQIKKQGQHITMLETKISEQSSTNPLSNCNNSQHTSSSSNPQGDRYLDFAYDG